The following coding sequences are from one Chanos chanos chromosome 12, fChaCha1.1, whole genome shotgun sequence window:
- the LOC115825651 gene encoding ras-related and estrogen-regulated growth inhibitor-like protein, with amino-acid sequence MVVQLNPRTRQSSKIMEGNQQKVEANILLLGAENVGKSALTVRFLTRRFIGEYGDIESIYSHSDKIDGRDICFNIWDSLCPQNGEEPGYISDRQLQWTDGFILVYSICDRASFNVVRQQVQRIRQAKNKLSSSTPIIIVGNKRDLQHRRTVSSEEGRLLALSADCGFFEISAAETYHGVLMVFHELFDLIREARAMKKGPAGFKGIVRSMSAVFGRKRTE; translated from the exons ATGGTTGTTCAGTTGAATCCACGTACTCGGCAAAGCAGCAAAATAATGGAAGGAAACCAGCAAAAGGTGGAGGCAAATATTTTGCTACTTGGAGCTGAAAACGTGGGGAAATCCG CGCTCACTGTGAGATTCCTCACCAGACGGTTTATTGGAGAATACGGCGATATAG AATCCATATACAGCCACAGTGATAAAATTGACGGACGGGATATTTGCTTCAACATCTGGGACTCGCTTTGTCCACAG AACGGCGAGGAACCTGGTTACATTAGCGACCGTCAGCTTCAGTGGACGGACGGTTTCATCTTGGTCTACAGCATCTGCGACCGCGCAAGTTTCAACGTAGTCCGACAGCAGGTGCAGCGCATTCGGCAAGCGAAGAACAAGCTTTCTTCATCTACACCGATCATTATCGTAGGAAATAAACGGGACCTCCAACACCGCCGCACGGTGTCCAGCGAGGAGGGTCGACTCCTTGCCCTTTCCGCGGACTGTGGATTCTTTGAGATTTCTGCCGCTGAGACTTACCACGGCGTGTTAATGGTTTTCCATGAACTTTTTGACCTTATTCGCGAGGCAAGGGCGATGAAGAAAGGCCCTGCCGGGTTCAAAGGTATTGTCAGAAGTATGTCGGCGGTTTTCGGAAGGAAGCGGACTGAGTAG